One Tomitella gaofuii DNA segment encodes these proteins:
- a CDS encoding GDSL-type esterase/lipase family protein has protein sequence MSRVLRRTAITAAWVVLIVGVAAGAIAASLWLTPMQQVSAAGQTVRVGVTAPSWSLSGPGELDLFGQRIPTAIDFAGPVRPRLALDRITMGAQLSQFVGDPAAAAGRLQDALVDGWKRFFVWQVVVAGLAALVLFGALAGWARRGWRRSVVIILVGLMVTEGLNLGAIMVTAYSAPDKLRQVDSLTALTGAVPLPDVAGPPRPVGGKVSRVAVIGDSTAAGLGNPPLQNPTAADTACGRSRNAFAVSLESADGWDVTNLACSGATIRAGLLGPQQAGGMSLPPQVSADAVAQADLVVVSIGANDVNWSWMLRLCAGTGDCASSALQAYYQQQLADFSQDLLQLAAQLQQLPRHPAVIINEYYDPFSGGTGCLKGLGVTDEKVEALHSDLDALNQVLAKAAAAAGFRTASPDFDGHGVCSAQPYVQGVDDPAPFHPTAAGQLVIALAVEQALRTAPGG, from the coding sequence GTGTCGCGAGTGCTGCGCCGAACGGCGATCACCGCGGCCTGGGTCGTGCTCATCGTCGGGGTCGCCGCGGGGGCGATCGCGGCGTCGCTGTGGCTGACGCCGATGCAACAGGTCAGTGCCGCGGGGCAGACGGTCCGGGTGGGCGTGACGGCCCCGTCGTGGTCACTGTCCGGGCCGGGCGAGCTGGACCTGTTCGGCCAGCGCATCCCCACGGCGATCGATTTCGCCGGCCCCGTGCGGCCACGCCTGGCGCTCGACCGGATCACCATGGGGGCGCAGCTGAGCCAGTTCGTCGGCGATCCCGCCGCGGCCGCCGGGCGGCTGCAGGACGCGCTGGTGGACGGGTGGAAGCGGTTCTTCGTCTGGCAGGTCGTCGTGGCCGGGCTGGCCGCGCTGGTGCTCTTCGGCGCGCTGGCGGGGTGGGCGCGGCGCGGGTGGCGGCGCAGCGTGGTCATCATCCTGGTGGGGCTGATGGTGACGGAGGGGCTCAACCTGGGCGCGATCATGGTCACCGCCTACAGCGCACCGGACAAGCTGCGGCAGGTCGATTCGCTCACCGCGCTCACGGGGGCGGTGCCGTTGCCCGACGTGGCCGGGCCCCCGCGGCCCGTGGGCGGGAAGGTCTCCCGGGTCGCGGTGATCGGCGATTCCACCGCTGCCGGCCTGGGAAACCCGCCGCTGCAGAACCCGACCGCGGCGGATACGGCCTGCGGGCGCAGCCGCAACGCATTCGCGGTCAGTCTGGAGAGCGCGGACGGCTGGGATGTGACCAACCTCGCGTGCTCGGGCGCGACGATCCGTGCGGGGCTGCTCGGGCCGCAGCAGGCGGGCGGGATGAGCCTCCCCCCGCAGGTGAGCGCGGATGCGGTGGCGCAGGCGGACCTGGTGGTGGTGAGCATCGGGGCGAACGACGTGAACTGGTCGTGGATGCTGCGCCTGTGCGCGGGCACCGGCGACTGCGCCAGCAGCGCGCTGCAGGCCTACTACCAGCAGCAACTGGCGGACTTCAGCCAGGACCTGCTGCAGCTGGCGGCGCAGCTCCAGCAGCTGCCGCGCCATCCCGCGGTGATCATCAACGAGTACTACGACCCGTTCTCCGGGGGCACGGGCTGCCTCAAGGGGCTCGGGGTGACCGACGAGAAGGTGGAGGCCCTGCACAGCGACCTCGACGCGCTCAACCAGGTGCTGGCCAAGGCCGCCGCCGCCGCGGGGTTCCGCACCGCGTCCCCCGATTTCGACGGCCACGGGGTTTGCAGCGCCCAGCCGTACGTGCAGGGCGTCGACGATCCGGCGCCGTTCCACCCCACCGCGGCGGGGCAGCTGGTCATCGCCCTCGCCGTGGAGCAGGCTCTGCGCACCGCGCCGGGCGGCTGA
- a CDS encoding class I SAM-dependent methyltransferase — translation MTDSADDAARAAAGDSPALPLTGERTVPGLAEENYWFRRHEVVYLDLVEACRGRIVVDAGFGEGYGAALLADVAAGVIGVDYDLSATAHVARRYPAVQATRGNLAALPLADGAVGAVVNLQVIEHLWDQDQFLRECHRVLAPGGRLHISTPNRITFSPGRDTPLNPFHTRELNAAELTALLTDAGFTVESMRGVYHGPRLAALDAKYGGSIIDAQIERALAGEPWPADLCADVAGVAADDFVLRDDDRNNRDGGGDYDSGSPGRSIDASLDLVATAVKAP, via the coding sequence GTGACCGACTCTGCAGATGATGCGGCGCGCGCCGCTGCCGGCGACTCGCCCGCACTCCCGCTCACCGGCGAGCGCACCGTGCCCGGGCTCGCCGAGGAGAACTACTGGTTCCGCCGGCACGAGGTCGTCTACCTCGACCTCGTCGAGGCGTGCCGCGGACGCATCGTCGTCGACGCCGGCTTCGGCGAGGGCTACGGGGCGGCGCTGCTCGCCGACGTCGCCGCCGGCGTGATCGGCGTCGACTACGACCTCTCCGCCACCGCCCACGTGGCACGCCGCTACCCGGCCGTCCAGGCCACCCGTGGCAATCTCGCCGCCCTGCCCCTGGCCGACGGCGCGGTGGGCGCCGTGGTCAACCTGCAGGTCATCGAGCACCTGTGGGACCAGGACCAGTTCCTGCGCGAGTGCCACCGCGTGCTCGCGCCCGGCGGACGGCTGCACATCAGCACGCCCAACCGCATCACCTTCTCCCCCGGACGGGACACCCCGCTCAACCCGTTCCACACCCGCGAGCTCAACGCCGCCGAGCTGACCGCGCTGCTCACCGACGCCGGCTTCACGGTCGAGTCGATGCGCGGCGTGTACCACGGCCCCCGCCTGGCCGCCCTCGACGCCAAGTACGGCGGGTCGATCATCGACGCGCAGATCGAGCGCGCACTCGCCGGCGAGCCGTGGCCCGCCGACCTCTGCGCCGACGTGGCGGGCGTGGCCGCGGACGATTTCGTCCTGCGCGACGACGACAGGAACAACCGCGACGGCGGCGGCGACTACGACAGCGGCTCCCCGGGCAGAAGCATCGACGCCAGTCTGGACCTGGTGGCGACAGCGGTGAAGGCGCCGTGA
- a CDS encoding electron transfer flavoprotein subunit alpha/FixB family protein, translating to MAEVLVLVEHAEGALKKVTTELLTAARALGEPAAVVTGPAGTTDALADALAAAGAEKIYAAESDTVDGVLVTPKVDVLAGLAESASPAAVLIPASVEGKEVAGRLAARIGSGLLGDVVEVKGDGSVVHSIFGGAFTVDAKATGDLPVITVRPGSVEVQAQAGAGAREDVAVPEAAENATVITKREPVVGGDRPELTEATIVVSGGRGVASAENFEKVIEPLADALGAAVGASRAAVDSGYYPGQFQVGQTGKTVSPQLYIALGISGAIQHRAGMQTSKTIVAINKDEEAPIFEISDYGIVGDLFNVAPQLTEAVKAHKG from the coding sequence ATGGCAGAGGTACTCGTCCTCGTCGAACATGCCGAGGGTGCGCTGAAGAAGGTCACCACCGAACTGCTCACCGCGGCGCGCGCGCTCGGTGAGCCCGCCGCCGTCGTCACCGGGCCCGCGGGCACGACCGACGCGCTGGCGGACGCGCTCGCCGCCGCGGGCGCCGAGAAGATCTACGCCGCCGAGTCCGACACCGTCGACGGCGTCCTCGTCACGCCCAAGGTCGACGTGCTCGCGGGGCTGGCCGAGTCCGCGTCCCCGGCCGCGGTGCTCATCCCGGCCAGCGTCGAGGGCAAGGAGGTCGCCGGCCGGCTGGCCGCGCGCATCGGCTCCGGCCTGCTCGGCGACGTCGTCGAGGTCAAGGGCGACGGCTCCGTCGTGCACTCGATCTTCGGCGGCGCGTTCACGGTGGACGCCAAGGCCACGGGCGATCTGCCCGTGATCACCGTCCGCCCCGGGTCGGTGGAGGTGCAGGCCCAGGCCGGCGCCGGCGCCCGCGAGGACGTCGCCGTGCCCGAGGCCGCGGAGAACGCCACCGTCATCACCAAGCGCGAGCCGGTCGTCGGCGGCGACCGCCCCGAGCTCACCGAGGCCACCATCGTCGTGTCCGGGGGCCGCGGCGTGGCGTCGGCGGAGAACTTCGAGAAGGTCATCGAGCCGCTCGCGGACGCGCTGGGCGCCGCGGTGGGCGCCTCGCGCGCCGCCGTGGACTCCGGCTACTACCCGGGCCAGTTCCAGGTGGGCCAGACCGGCAAGACGGTCTCGCCGCAGCTGTACATCGCCCTGGGCATCTCGGGCGCCATCCAGCACCGTGCGGGCATGCAGACGTCCAAGACGATCGTCGCGATCAACAAGGACGAGGAGGCCCCGATCTTCGAGATCTCCGACTACGGCATCGTGGGCGACCTGTTCAACGTCGCCCCGCAGCTCACCGAGGCCGTCAAGGCGCACAAGGGCTGA
- a CDS encoding glycosyltransferase family 4 protein yields MRILMVSWEYPPVIVGGLGRHVHHLATHLAAQGHDVVVLSRHPSGTDAHSHPTVDRTAEGVRVVAVAEDPPHFVFGEDMMAWTLAMGHAMVRAGLALGAGLLDGPRAGVPWTPQIVHAHDWLVAHPAIALAEHFRVPLVSTIHATEAGRHAGWVSSNMNRQVHSVEWWLANASDSLITCSESMHDEVTTLFGPDLPAIATIRNGINLQTWSFRPRCRSAASEGPPRLLYVGRLEYEKGVQDAIAALPAIREEHPGTTLTIAGEGTQHRWLADCADEHDVAGAVEFLGRLDHDELLEQLHAADAAVLPSRYEPFGIVALEAAATGTPLVASTAGGLGEAVVDGRTGYSFAPSDPDDLAKAVCRSLEDPDRTRDLARAAHVRLTTEFTWEHVAAQTADVYASAAWHEPKPLGRPVIVARPLPDR; encoded by the coding sequence GTGAGGATCCTCATGGTCTCGTGGGAGTACCCGCCGGTCATCGTCGGCGGGCTCGGCCGGCACGTCCACCATCTGGCGACGCACCTGGCCGCGCAAGGACACGACGTGGTGGTGCTCTCGCGGCACCCCTCCGGCACCGACGCGCACTCGCACCCCACCGTGGACCGCACCGCGGAGGGCGTGCGCGTGGTGGCGGTGGCCGAGGACCCGCCGCACTTCGTGTTCGGCGAGGACATGATGGCCTGGACCCTCGCCATGGGGCACGCCATGGTGCGCGCGGGCCTGGCCCTGGGCGCGGGCCTGCTGGACGGGCCGCGCGCCGGCGTGCCCTGGACCCCGCAGATCGTGCACGCGCACGACTGGCTGGTGGCGCACCCGGCGATCGCGCTGGCCGAACACTTCCGCGTGCCGCTGGTGAGCACAATCCACGCCACCGAGGCCGGGCGCCACGCGGGCTGGGTGTCGTCCAACATGAACCGGCAGGTGCACTCGGTGGAGTGGTGGCTCGCCAACGCCTCGGACTCGCTCATCACCTGCTCGGAGTCGATGCACGACGAGGTCACTACACTGTTCGGCCCGGACCTGCCGGCGATCGCCACGATCCGCAACGGCATCAATCTGCAGACGTGGTCGTTCCGGCCCCGTTGCCGGTCCGCCGCGTCCGAGGGGCCACCACGCCTTCTGTATGTGGGGCGCCTGGAGTACGAGAAGGGCGTGCAGGACGCCATCGCCGCCCTGCCCGCCATCCGCGAGGAGCATCCCGGCACCACGCTCACCATCGCCGGCGAAGGCACCCAGCACCGGTGGCTGGCCGACTGCGCGGACGAGCACGACGTGGCTGGCGCGGTGGAGTTCCTCGGCCGGCTCGACCACGACGAGCTCCTCGAACAGCTGCACGCCGCCGACGCCGCGGTGCTGCCCAGCCGCTACGAGCCCTTCGGCATCGTCGCGCTGGAGGCGGCGGCCACCGGCACGCCGCTCGTCGCCTCCACCGCGGGAGGCCTGGGCGAGGCGGTGGTGGACGGGCGCACCGGCTACTCCTTCGCCCCCTCGGACCCCGACGACCTCGCCAAGGCGGTGTGCCGGTCGCTGGAGGACCCCGACCGCACCCGGGACCTCGCACGCGCCGCGCACGTGCGCCTGACCACCGAGTTCACCTGGGAGCACGTCGCGGCGCAGACGGCCGACGTCTACGCGTCCGCCGCGTGGCACGAGCCGAAGCCGCTGGGCCGGCCGGTCATCGTCGCCCGGCCGCTGCCCGACCGGTGA
- a CDS encoding acyltransferase: MTSMWGAPFRTRWQGTRLGDPQQARFLTADSLRWVLRNKAYTPWYLVRYYRLLRFRLANPHVVLRGMVFLGKNVEMHSTPGLSRLEIGRWVHIGDGNAIRCHEGSLRIGDKAVFGKSNVVNCYLDIEIGASTLVADWCYITDFDHVTENIHLPIKDQGIVKAPVRIGPDNWLAAKVSVLRGTIVGRGCVLGAHAVVKGDIPDFSIAVGAPARVVRNRVQDWEDAADERAALAAALADIERKKSAG, encoded by the coding sequence ATGACGAGCATGTGGGGCGCACCATTCCGTACGCGTTGGCAGGGGACGCGGCTCGGCGATCCGCAGCAGGCGCGCTTCCTCACCGCGGACTCACTGCGCTGGGTTCTGCGCAATAAGGCGTACACCCCTTGGTACCTGGTGCGGTACTACCGGCTGCTCCGGTTCCGCCTGGCCAACCCGCACGTGGTGCTGCGCGGCATGGTGTTCCTGGGCAAGAACGTCGAGATGCACTCCACGCCGGGCTTGTCGCGCCTGGAGATCGGCCGGTGGGTGCACATCGGCGACGGCAATGCCATCCGCTGCCACGAGGGTTCGCTCCGTATCGGCGACAAGGCGGTCTTCGGCAAGAGCAACGTGGTCAACTGTTACCTGGACATCGAGATCGGCGCCTCCACGCTGGTGGCCGACTGGTGCTACATCACCGACTTCGACCACGTCACCGAGAACATCCACCTGCCCATCAAGGATCAGGGGATCGTGAAGGCGCCGGTGCGGATCGGCCCCGACAACTGGCTGGCGGCCAAAGTGTCGGTGCTGCGCGGGACCATCGTGGGCCGCGGCTGCGTGCTGGGCGCCCACGCCGTGGTCAAGGGGGACATCCCGGACTTCTCCATCGCGGTCGGTGCGCCCGCCCGCGTGGTGCGCAACCGGGTGCAGGACTGGGAGGACGCCGCGGACGAGCGGGCCGCGCTCGCAGCGGCGCTGGCGGATATAGAAAGGAAGAAGTCCGCGGGGTGA
- the mnmA gene encoding tRNA 2-thiouridine(34) synthase MnmA encodes MRVLAAMSGGVDSAVAAARAVDAGHDVVGVHLALSSAPGTLRTGSRGCCSREDAADAQRAADVLGIPFYVWDFAERFREEVIDDFVDAYAAGETPNPCLRCNEKIKFAAVAERAFALGFDAVATGHYARLEGGVLRRAVDADKDQSYVLGVLTGDQLGRAMFPVGDTPKPQIREEAARRGLAVADKPDSHDICFIPTGDTRAFLGARIGVRPGALVDAESGAELGRHDGVHGFTVGQRRGLGLERPAPDGRPRYVTGIDPDTGTVSVGGAEQLDVWSISARAPRWTGNAPEGRFACVVQVRAHGGLARAEAEAVGDAIRIDLAEPLTGVARGQAAVLYRPDPAGDVVLGSGTISAAAPATAAASAAEPR; translated from the coding sequence ATGAGGGTTCTTGCGGCGATGAGCGGCGGCGTCGATTCGGCGGTGGCCGCGGCCCGGGCGGTCGATGCCGGCCACGACGTGGTGGGCGTGCACCTGGCGCTGTCCAGCGCGCCCGGCACGTTGCGCACCGGGTCCCGCGGGTGCTGCTCGCGGGAGGACGCGGCGGACGCGCAGCGCGCCGCGGACGTGCTGGGCATCCCGTTCTACGTGTGGGACTTCGCCGAGCGGTTCCGCGAGGAGGTGATCGACGACTTCGTCGACGCCTACGCCGCGGGCGAGACCCCCAACCCGTGCCTGCGCTGCAACGAGAAGATCAAGTTCGCGGCGGTGGCCGAGCGTGCCTTCGCCCTGGGCTTCGACGCGGTGGCCACCGGCCACTACGCGCGGCTCGAGGGCGGGGTGCTGCGGCGGGCGGTCGACGCCGACAAGGACCAGTCCTACGTGCTCGGCGTGCTCACCGGCGATCAGCTGGGCCGCGCGATGTTCCCGGTGGGGGACACGCCCAAGCCGCAGATCCGCGAGGAGGCGGCGCGCCGCGGCCTGGCGGTGGCGGACAAGCCCGACAGCCACGACATCTGCTTCATCCCCACCGGGGACACGCGCGCGTTCCTCGGCGCCCGGATCGGCGTGCGGCCGGGCGCGCTCGTCGACGCGGAATCGGGGGCCGAACTCGGCCGCCACGACGGCGTGCACGGATTCACGGTGGGACAGCGCAGGGGGCTCGGCCTGGAACGGCCCGCGCCCGACGGGCGTCCGCGGTACGTCACCGGGATCGACCCGGACACGGGCACGGTGTCCGTCGGCGGGGCCGAACAGCTCGACGTGTGGTCGATCAGCGCCCGCGCTCCGCGGTGGACCGGCAACGCGCCGGAGGGGCGGTTCGCGTGCGTCGTGCAGGTGCGCGCGCACGGCGGGCTGGCGCGCGCCGAGGCCGAGGCCGTCGGCGATGCCATCCGCATCGACCTGGCGGAACCGCTCACCGGAGTCGCCCGCGGCCAGGCCGCGGTTCTCTACCGGCCGGACCCGGCGGGCGACGTGGTGCTGGGCAGCGGCACCATCAGCGCCGCTGCCCCCGCGACGGCTGCGGCGTCCGCGGCGGAGCCGCGGTGA
- a CDS encoding electron transfer flavoprotein subunit beta/FixA family protein — translation MPNIVVLIKQVPDTWSERKLSEGDFTLDREAADAVLDEINERAVEEALQIKEAQGGEVTVLCAGPDRATEAIRKALSMGADKAVHLNDEALHGSDAIQTSWALAAAIGQIEGAELIIAGNEATDGRSGAVPAIIAEYLGIPQLTHMRSLTIADGKATGERETDEGTFELEAALPAIVSVTEKINEPRFPSFKGIMAAKKKEVQVFSLADIGVDPETVGVANAGSAVTASTPKPPRTAGEKVADEGEGGNDVAKYLVGQKII, via the coding sequence ATGCCAAACATTGTCGTACTGATCAAGCAGGTTCCGGACACCTGGTCCGAGCGCAAGCTCTCCGAGGGCGATTTCACCCTGGACCGTGAGGCTGCGGACGCCGTGCTGGATGAGATCAACGAGCGCGCGGTCGAAGAGGCCCTCCAGATCAAGGAGGCGCAGGGCGGCGAGGTCACCGTGCTGTGCGCCGGCCCCGACCGCGCCACGGAGGCCATCCGCAAGGCGCTGTCGATGGGCGCCGACAAGGCCGTCCACCTCAACGACGAGGCCCTGCACGGCTCGGACGCCATCCAGACCTCCTGGGCGCTGGCCGCCGCCATCGGGCAGATCGAGGGCGCCGAGCTCATCATCGCCGGCAACGAGGCCACCGACGGCCGCTCCGGCGCCGTGCCGGCGATCATCGCCGAGTACCTGGGCATCCCGCAGCTGACGCACATGCGCAGCCTCACCATCGCCGACGGGAAGGCCACCGGCGAGCGCGAGACCGACGAGGGCACCTTCGAGCTCGAGGCCGCGCTGCCGGCGATCGTGAGCGTCACCGAGAAGATCAACGAGCCGCGTTTCCCGTCCTTCAAGGGCATCATGGCCGCGAAGAAGAAGGAAGTGCAGGTCTTCTCCCTCGCCGACATCGGCGTGGATCCGGAGACGGTCGGCGTGGCCAACGCGGGCTCCGCGGTGACGGCCTCCACTCCGAAGCCGCCGCGCACCGCCGGCGAGAAGGTCGCGGACGAGGGCGAGGGCGGCAACGACGTCGCCAAGTACCTGGTCGGCCAGAAGATCATCTGA
- a CDS encoding glycoside hydrolase family 57 protein, protein MFALVLHSHLPWLANHGRWPVGEEWLYQSWSASYLPVFDALGRLADEGHTNLLTFGITPVLAAQLDDPHCLAGMHHWLGNWQLRAHEAALIDSAAGAPGTASSVAALRELGAREHRASAWALDQFESRWRHGASPVIRPLVESGVIELLGGPLAHPFQPLLDPRMRAFSLEEGLEDARRRWNHRPRGLWAPECAFTPGMERDYARSGVDHFMVDGPSLRGDTALGRPVRGTDVVAFGRDLTVSYKVWSPKSGYPGHGAYRDFHTYDHDTGLKPARVTGKTTAPPDKKPYDPDLAAAAVDKHVADFIEVIRARLRSESERIGRDALVVAAFDTELYGHWWHEGPVWLEKLLRALPEAGIRVGTLADARTQGFVGEPIDLPESSWGSGKDWRVWAGDQVNDLVALNAEVVAEALAHVDALPSGLRRRDPVADQAVREALLAIASDWAFMVSKDTAAGYARDRAHKHAHAMREIAAAAAAGDDRRAESLAAAWRHADGLFADLDARRLRRTTATAAAPAGAAHAQEAAR, encoded by the coding sequence ATGTTCGCGCTGGTGCTGCACAGCCACCTGCCCTGGTTGGCGAACCACGGCCGCTGGCCCGTCGGCGAGGAGTGGCTCTACCAGTCGTGGTCGGCCTCGTACCTTCCCGTGTTCGACGCGCTCGGCCGCCTGGCCGACGAGGGGCACACGAACCTGCTCACCTTCGGCATCACGCCCGTGCTCGCCGCGCAGCTCGACGACCCCCACTGCCTCGCCGGCATGCACCATTGGCTGGGCAATTGGCAGCTGCGCGCGCACGAGGCCGCGCTCATCGACAGCGCGGCGGGGGCGCCCGGCACCGCGAGCAGCGTCGCCGCGCTGCGCGAGCTCGGCGCCCGGGAGCACCGCGCATCCGCCTGGGCCCTGGACCAGTTCGAATCGCGGTGGCGGCACGGCGCCTCCCCCGTGATCCGGCCGCTGGTGGAGTCCGGGGTGATCGAGCTGCTCGGCGGGCCGCTGGCGCACCCGTTCCAGCCGCTGCTGGACCCGCGCATGCGGGCGTTCTCCCTGGAGGAGGGCCTCGAGGACGCACGACGCCGCTGGAATCACCGTCCGCGTGGCCTGTGGGCCCCCGAGTGCGCCTTCACCCCCGGCATGGAACGCGACTACGCGCGCAGCGGAGTCGACCACTTCATGGTGGACGGGCCGTCGCTGCGCGGCGACACGGCGCTGGGGCGCCCCGTCCGCGGCACCGATGTCGTCGCCTTCGGCCGCGACCTCACCGTCAGCTACAAGGTGTGGTCGCCCAAGTCCGGCTATCCCGGGCACGGCGCGTACCGGGACTTCCACACCTACGACCACGACACCGGCCTCAAGCCGGCGCGCGTGACGGGCAAGACCACCGCGCCGCCGGACAAGAAGCCCTACGATCCCGACCTCGCCGCGGCCGCCGTCGACAAGCACGTCGCCGACTTCATCGAGGTGATCCGCGCCCGGTTGCGCTCCGAGTCGGAGCGCATCGGCCGCGACGCGCTCGTCGTCGCGGCCTTCGACACGGAACTGTACGGACACTGGTGGCACGAGGGGCCGGTGTGGTTGGAGAAGCTGCTGCGCGCGTTGCCGGAGGCGGGGATCCGCGTGGGCACCCTCGCCGACGCCCGCACCCAGGGGTTCGTGGGCGAGCCCATCGACCTGCCTGAATCGTCCTGGGGCTCCGGCAAGGACTGGCGGGTGTGGGCCGGGGACCAAGTGAACGACCTGGTGGCCCTCAACGCGGAGGTGGTGGCCGAAGCGCTGGCGCACGTCGACGCGCTGCCCTCCGGCCTGCGCCGCCGGGACCCCGTCGCCGACCAGGCGGTGCGTGAGGCGCTGCTGGCCATCGCCAGCGACTGGGCTTTCATGGTGAGCAAGGACACCGCCGCCGGCTACGCCCGCGACCGCGCCCACAAGCACGCGCACGCGATGCGGGAGATCGCCGCCGCGGCCGCCGCGGGCGACGACCGCCGGGCCGAGTCGCTGGCCGCGGCCTGGCGCCACGCCGACGGGCTCTTCGCCGACCTCGACGCACGACGGTTGCGGCGCACGACGGCGACCGCCGCCGCCCCGGCCGGGGCCGCACACGCACAGGAGGCGGCGCGGTGA
- a CDS encoding methionine synthase, translating into MTLPETLPGAVPGGAATGVGSWPGTDEREAARTVVGELGELPHLVELPGRGIGADMVGRTAALLVDLPVDRSVTGYRLADRPGSVLRTARAHLARDLDAAEEACERAGVRGSGAPIKLQACGPVTAAVELELRSGRRVLTDRGAVRDLSASLAEGLRAHVRTVRRRFGMEPVLQLDEPRLPDALAGAVPGPTRFDPVRVLPEQEASGLLDGVIGAAGGAPVLVHCCAPGAPLESLGLLRGLPVAGAAVPMTDAGFAEHPAALDTLGEWLDSGRTLALGLVPARRPGGPPPDWHPLALPAVRLADMLGFPRRVLAEQVLVTPECGLAGSDPEWARTALSLAGRIAAEFAGDPDAL; encoded by the coding sequence GTGACGCTTCCGGAGACTCTGCCGGGGGCGGTGCCGGGAGGGGCGGCGACGGGGGTCGGTTCGTGGCCCGGCACCGACGAACGCGAGGCGGCCCGCACCGTGGTGGGCGAGCTGGGGGAGTTGCCGCATCTGGTGGAACTGCCGGGGCGGGGCATCGGTGCGGACATGGTCGGCCGCACGGCGGCCCTGCTGGTGGACCTGCCGGTGGACCGCTCCGTCACCGGCTATCGGCTCGCCGACCGCCCGGGTTCGGTGTTGCGGACGGCGCGGGCGCACCTGGCCCGCGACCTGGACGCGGCGGAGGAGGCCTGCGAGCGTGCGGGGGTGCGCGGCAGCGGGGCGCCGATCAAGCTGCAGGCCTGCGGCCCGGTCACCGCGGCAGTCGAGCTGGAGCTGCGCTCCGGGCGGCGGGTGCTCACCGACCGCGGCGCCGTGCGCGATCTGAGCGCGTCGCTGGCCGAGGGGTTGCGCGCGCACGTGCGCACCGTGCGCCGGCGGTTCGGCATGGAGCCGGTGCTGCAGCTGGACGAGCCGCGGCTGCCGGACGCGCTCGCCGGCGCGGTGCCGGGGCCCACGCGGTTCGACCCGGTGCGGGTGCTGCCGGAGCAGGAGGCGAGCGGCCTGCTGGACGGCGTGATCGGTGCGGCCGGCGGAGCGCCGGTGCTGGTGCACTGCTGTGCGCCCGGCGCGCCCCTGGAGTCGCTGGGGCTGCTCCGGGGTCTGCCCGTCGCCGGGGCGGCGGTGCCGATGACGGACGCGGGGTTCGCGGAGCATCCCGCTGCGCTGGACACGCTGGGGGAGTGGCTCGACTCCGGTCGGACGCTGGCGCTGGGCCTGGTGCCCGCCCGGCGCCCCGGCGGGCCGCCGCCGGACTGGCATCCGCTGGCCCTGCCCGCGGTGCGGCTGGCCGACATGCTGGGGTTCCCGCGGCGGGTCCTGGCCGAACAGGTGCTGGTGACCCCAGAGTGCGGGCTGGCGGGCTCCGACCCGGAATGGGCACGCACGGCGCT